AAATGTCCTTGATTTGActttaaatatagaaaaaatatagaaaaccTCTCAACCAGTGTCAGCTCACAGAGATTAAAGGTCTGCGGTGTGAACGCGGCCCTCACTGTCCTGAGTCTCCGTGACAGGGTGAAATGTACGAGCGCCTCTGCAGGACTTAATGAAACACGTCGCCGCTGACACGCGTGGGTGTGAGCGGCGACGTGGACGTGGGAGCAGCTTCATTAGTCACTGAACGAGCACGACGGCGAGGATCTCACCTGCCACAAATCAACACAAATGAACGTCACAGAAGCTTCTCGTCTCTTCTCTTTAACCGTTACACCGCCACCCGCCGGCTCACCAGGACAGAATTAATTAGTTAACCCTCGTTAGCGACGGCCTGAGGGGGGATTAAACGGATTAAATCTCATCAGGTCGTTGACACACGACTGCTTCACATCCAGTTAGAGACGAGACAGCAGCCTAATGACCACACTGGAGAATtagctcattgtgtgtgtgtgtgtgtgtgtgtgtgtaattgctcCATTTACGTGTATTTATCTGAAAAACTTCACAGGCCACTCCCCCAAAGAAATCCcccagaaataataaaatacggCTGTTTTTCAGAATAAACCATGAAAAAAGTCCAGATTTCTCCATTAAAATTGAGTTCTTTCAGCGAACCAtagagtcgccccctagtggccatTCACTACATTATTCTTTTCGCACAAAGACCGTTCAAAATgcgataaataaatgttaatgataaatgttCTTTGCGCCCCGTCGCTTGTTCTTTGTGCCATGGTTTTTAGTTTGTGGGCGTgtcttaggaagctgcctgctgattggctaacTCGTTCCCAAAGTTTTCTCCATCGACacccgacaaaataattgtaaataactaacgtttgtcagattataaacattagATACTTAcgattattttgtcggatgtcgacggggaacgagttccaggcGGACGGAGACTCCAAGCCCTGGactacttcctgtccagtgaGCTCCGAAAAATtcagcagccaatcagcaggcagcttcctaaggcccgcccacaaacaaaaaaccacaacaacaaatcagggagcgcagagaacaagtgtattttcaaacaataaaatacaatatttttgaatgattaaatcagtaTTTGATGTTAAAACCTCGCGTTCCGCTGCGATCGCGGTGGTTTTCTAACGTTCGTTCATCATTTATTGAAATAAAGAAAGTGAGAATAAGACGGCGCTCTGGAGTCTCTGCTGTGTGATGATTGGAGAGTCAACAGTGTTTGAGTTTATGACGACGTAACAATCACTCGTGACACTTCACGTTCTCacgacaaaacacacatttacatttgtgcttGATTTTAAATCTCATCACTTTGTTCTCAGTATAATACAATTTCTGATGTTctgatgtttatttttgaatatttcaaaccaagaaaatgtatttatttatgtatttaaataaaaattgttaATTGAAGCAAGAAAACTACgtgaaaaatatcattttattcacaGAGTATTGGTTTACGTGCACATGTTTTATAATCAAATCAgtctttgtcagattttggtTGTAAATGAAGGTGTTAGTGTTTTTACCgtgagcagcagctgtgacttCAGATTACCTGATCGTAACAGTTAATccctggaccacacacacacacacacagaggtcacatcAGGCCACGACCTCGGTCactttaataaaacattattttttctttggctCAAATGTcgcactcgcacacacacacacacacaacaacagactcTGTTTTGTCCTGTGATGTCTTACAGTTATTCATAAACCAGGGATTAAGAACAGTAAACTGTGTCCAAAATAGATTTTATTCACTATAATCTACCCCAGTTTAACTGAACGATatcataaaaatatgttttcacatttttttctcaCTCTTTGACTTggtttctctctcacaccaaagcccatagagaaaataagcgattttacatcacagcacacacgaGTTGTTAATCCACGTCCGCCTCCGTCGCTGAGTTTAAACGTGTTATTTAGTGACTTCTGTgtctgaaatcctttgtttggatttataccagtgacacaaagtgaccacacgaggcagcagcacaccagcagctcctgtgtcactgtgggctaaaaacgttgattttcttaatggggtttggtgtgggagagtgagccgTTTACAAAACTGGAATTTCCAGCCAGAAAAAGCAGTTTAATggtgaaataaaacataaaaacatattcttaaattaTCAGAGACATATGGAGGCATagattttatgattttaaattTGATAGATGgctaaaatctaaaaaataaaacctggaaaaatccatttaaacaaatattagggctcatttataattattatgaatttgcgtttgttttattgtgtttacagatacacatacatttatacacacacacacaaacacacagtttaaatgttGTATGATGTCGTTCATCATCCATTTCCCTTCAAAGCTCAGATTAcagtcacatcatcatcatcatcatcatcagccatTAAAAAATCTGACATCAGCAGGTGCAGCCCAGTATTCCCAATCCACAGGGATTACCagaaaactctgtgtgtgtgtgtctgggtaaAGCACCTGGTTTGGGGGTTAGTTAAGGGTTAATTTAAAGGTTAGTTTAAGTGTgtttagtgtatgtgtgtgtgtgtgtgtgtgtgtgtgtacattttaaatcaaaacattttttctgCTCCTCAAAAGCTTAAAGGCTTTTTATCTGGGTTAAGGCTTGTTTTAATGGTTAGAAATATGGACATTTAATTTGTAGTGATTAAGGGTAAGAAAATGCCTTAAGtctctgagtgtcctcactaaggatGCTGTAccaacatgtgtgtttgtgtgtacttttatttatacctttgtgaggacattttgcctttcagggttaagacctgatattaaaacaagtgtgtgtgtttgtatgtgtgtgtgcgcgtgtgtcagTCATGCGTGGCTGTGATTGGTCACCTGTgcgtcagtcagtgtctgcgCGTGCAGAGCCGTGCGCCTTTAAACAGCTGCGGTCTCGCGCTCAGAGTTCAGAGCTCAAACAACCGCGACGGAACCAGGAGCGACGAAACCCCCGAGCCGAGCCGAACTCCGCCGAACAGAGCCGAACTCCGCCGAACAGCAGAgcgacacagagacactgagcagAGGAGAGTTTTTCCTCGTtttcttcacagagacatgagtTTTCCGAGCGTACGACAACTTTTCCTCCTGTGTCTACTCTGGTTTATTGGATGTGGAAGCAGAACAGGTCAgtgattcacttttatttatatttattgatgtttttatcattcatttactggaaataaaactgaaaatgatgaAGTGGATCTTTCAGGATCGGTTTTTCTTCATGGCTGATGCTGATTTACTAACGATGCTCgatatttaacctttttttgaGTTGACGGCGATAAATTATACAAATAACGACATAATGTCGTATttatttagtctcttctgtcgtGAAATCAATGTCATATTTTTCATATAGGTTTTCTtctttgtgcaaaataaataaatactaaataaatgtCAGCAGTAGGGGGCGCTAACACAGAAATGAAGCAGGTTATTCAGTTGAGtgttttagttttatatttGGCCATTGACTCATAAATGATGCACATTTATAGAAAAGGCagataaaatagcaaaaattaGATTACAATTCTTTAATTTCATGCTAAGATTCTGtagaaaatacagtatttagtggtttataaaaaaaatgtcttattcgCTGTTAAATAATGATCTAAAACAACACGGCTCAGTTTATGagacattttaataaatgtgttgttttctttatctttaGACTGAAGCTGATTTAAACACAGTAAAGGCAGATTCCACTCATGTAGATTCAGTGAGTTAAGTTGTGTATATCTTtgtttacagtatatgtatatacactgtaaatgaatGCCAGTTAAATAAACTGTAAGTCTAAGTGTTGCCGTTCATTATTGTTTAGTTTTATGtcaaaaattcagatttttaatGACAGCCCATTATTTACTTATAtgtgattatttattcattcattcacattgactgaatatgtgtttattcatgtgtttctCTTTATTTCAACGACAGTTTCTTTTTGCCGCTTATGTCTTGAACAATGACCGGCATTACGGGCTCAAAGTGTTAATTTTGTGATGATTTTCTTCCGTTTTGACTCTGTATTTGAAAACACTTTGTGCTAAAGTGTTGAAAAGTGTGATTGAAACACGTTGTGTCGTCTCTGTCCAGACGCAGGTCCTTATGACGAGTGGGAAGACGGATTATTGTTAAGAAAGGTATTTAATGGTCATTCTTTTACGTGCTGGttcttttctctgtgagataataatgatgattttcacgtttaaagacaataaagagagagagagagacgcagcCAGGAGAGATCAATAgttattcattattaatcaGCAGCTCCTTTAACGACTGTCTGCTCTAATTCAGCGGTGAACCAACGtctccttcatcatcatcatcatcatcatcactgtaaatCAACATCTCTTTTTAGTTTGGGAACTTTACTTCTATATGATGCTTTTTGGGGGGTGAGTTAACACAgaggttcccaaacactgggttggggcccacagatgggtcgcgaGAGACTTTTTTTGGGTCCCGCCGCGAAGAAATTTGCTGAATTTTaatttgtatgtgtttgaaataacatgcatacaattcagttttaattccttTACCAGTTACAAGTCACATTAGCTGATGTAGCTTAGTCGCTACATTACACACAAAATGTACTGTCGTCACGATCTATGCTGTTTTTGCCGTCTTTAAAAAAGGTCGGGCCCCGTATAGAAAGTTTAACAGTAAATGACTCATTTTGCAATAAAATCTCTTCATAATAAagagaaattaataaataaaagtggctAACGTCACGAGTCGTTCGTGAAGAAGcttcatttttatcatttatgcATCAgaagacaaatgaaaatgatgattgtTGTTAATTTAACGTTAGTTACTGTTCAGGatttcgtttgtttgtttttgtcgtcaGCTCACGAACAATCGTGTCGTTTATGTCGCAGGTGCTCCGCGCCGTACGCAGCGACGACTTCAGCGACGTTGAGTGGACGGACCAGGACGAGGTGAGGacctaaaataaaagaaaaaccctcaaattcattcacatcacatttaGTTTTGAATATGAAGAATAAAAAGCGTTGTGAGACTGTAAAACGACATCATAGACAAAGTtctgtgtattatttattattcatgttttgtGTCGTCGTCTCAGTGCGACACGACCACTGTCACACAAGTTTGACTCAGATATTACGGGAGAAATAAGGTGTTTTTCTATGAATAATTGTTCCTTTCTCTTCCTCCAGTTGcttaaaatagtttattttattttaattcacgTGTTTGTTCCTTTCTTATACAATTACGCGTCTATAAATTTAAAGtcatttatgttttatgaattaaaaaagacacaaaaacttcATCTTCAATCCTTACTGATGTCGTGATGTTgagtattttctgtttttcatttgcagGAAAAAGTCCAGAATGTTTTCAAACGAGtgagtttttccttttctttgaaTAAACGTGATTCTCTCCATCGCTGACGTTTGCTCAGTTTCAGTTTTGATTAACTTTTTGAATTTCGTTTCTTCTCAGTTTCTGTTTCATTACTCCAAAGCACGAGACTCAGTTGGAGCTGTTCAACAAGAGGTGAGCACGagaacaacaacatgtttaTCATGTAAATATAAACCACTTGAGAGGTTCTTGTGACTCCTGGTCCTCGAGCAGAGGCCCGGGAGTCTGAGGGATCAGCACAGTGTCTCAGCTGTTCCTCTAACTCGTGTCTTCTGGACAAAGATCTCAGAGTCAGTTTACTCCCGACATCTTCCCTCGCTCCTCTTTTCCTTCAGCTCTTGGTATTTCTCAAATCCGTCAGCCgtcgtaggtggcgctgtagcgCTCTATAAGCTAgcgcgtattgaatcagtttcctgttggcgGCGAGATGGACGgcgctgtggttctgtatgttttgaaCCTGCTGTTCGTGTTAATCGTGATCCAAATTAGACCGACCGTGTGTCTCTTGTGGTTGTCGTTGAGAAAGACGCCACTGCTGTCGCCGCCGTACGATCTTCCAACAACGGTACCGCAGTTTAGACGCcgccttcttcttctacttccgGTAGAATGcgaagtccgactccagtccgactaatcgtacacatgcaggagtaatcggactatgaatcgcatcatccaggtatgttagtccgactaagactagctggattctagtcggactaacgtgtttacataacaacaaaaacatattgtcttagtctgactaaaattggacttttaacatgaatgtaaactCAGTGCCTGGTGTGATAGACCCCAGTCTCTATTAATCTAGTGTAATCTAGGCCAGTTCCTGTGCCGTCTTTCTGCTCAGCGAGAATCAAAACCGTCGCCCATATGCAAACCTCTAAAAACCTGCTTGTTTAAAATGAACTCTccctttattttgatttataaatgtgtgATGTGAATGAAAACACCTCAGACTTTTCTGTTGCTTCAAGCTTcacatttcttaatttttcaAAGTTTTCTGTTAAGTGaaatccaacaaaaacaaaaaaaacttgtatttaaaaaccacatttttttaaaaaatggactTACCCCTTTGGTTTCCTTGTTCTCTTTCAGTCTCACTCTGTTCATCCACTGATGCGACTCTCGCCGAAACTTTCCCAGAGGAGAAAAGTTCTGCTTCTGGTgaggaaacaaatacattcTTACAACATAATCTgtcaaaagacatttttcagtgtTTAAACCTTTCACTTTTTAGTCGTAAGCTTTTAAAATCAAGAGATGTtgtcagattatttatttaaggacgcgtttacacaataaaacatgagcATGAACGTGTGAAACAGTATTAAAAAGCAGATATGTactcacttttctctttttacagAAGATCTGATGGCTGCCTGAAGGGAGCgctgttgtaaaaaaaagaacctcAACGTAATCTGACGTCCGAACATGATCGACGGAGCCGCGCGTCGCCTCAAACTGACTTTATAtccagagaaaataaataattattattgtatagatggagaaaaaaaagacatttgtacatataaatatataaatatttatttatttctgcctGGTTCTGCGTCAGCGTTTAAAAGCtgtcaaaaatgtgtcaaacaaagagaaattcaaacaaaaacactctcaCAATAAGTTCTTGTGTGAATCCTTTATAgcaaacaatcaaataaaagtgGTGAActcacatttcatttcacaggTTTGGatggaaatgtacatttttgtgccaaaatgatgatgaaacataataataaaaaaaaaaaggtgacattcGTCTGTGATGCTTGTGTAAAAACACCGAGCACGAGATTAAAGTTACGACTCTTTGCATCTGTGGTTCTCATGGAGGGTTCAACGCCACAGTGTCGCTCTGATCCTGTCCTGCCCGCAGTTCCCTTGAGCAGGATCCGTCCCTGCCTGCGTGGTAACAACATGAAACACACGAGTgtaacagagtgtgtgtttctaaTCGTCCTCGTCCTCAGAGTCACTGTCTTTTCGCGTCGGGAGCGAAGACCTGATGGACGACATCATCTTGTCTTCGACCTGCTTCCTGGGATTTTCCTCGAGGTCCGTTTTCACCGCCCCGGATTCCGATAACCGCCACTCCAGctctgacacacagagagagaacgacAAGACGTTACTGTCGCTGTTTTCCAGCTGCtccctctcctgcaccaaactccatagagaaaatcagagttttaagctcacagggacacaggagctgctggtctgctgctgccccgtgtggtcagtttgtgtcactgcggtAAATCCAAactaaggatttcaaacactgaagtgaccaaacaacacatttaaattgcATAATAGAGGCAgcaatggatcaacaactcctgtgagctgtgatgtaaaatggatGATTTTCtaaatggggtttggtgcacggtttcacaaagagacacaaactacAGTTTCAGGCCATAAAAGAGTTtctaaaagtaaaataaatcagtgaacaTACTCTAAAGACATCAAAGACTTAAtcagatgtagattttattacttTTGTTAAAGGTACATTGTGCATAATTTAGCATTTATTGGTGATGTCGCAGCTGATACCCATCCAATCGCTCTCCCCTTCCCTTACACGTCctttgtagccttcagttagcataaAAAACTCAAATAATGCCTAGTTTGTCCCTAGTGGGctacagtaaaaaaacatgCTGGTCCAAAATTGAACTCCACCCACCTTCAACTGTGAGGTTCATGCCTCCAAAGACGTGAGGGCCGATGAACTGCGCCTTCATCTCGCCCTCAAGGTAAACAAAGATGGTGGGCAGGTTGCGGTCGGGGTAGTTGGGGATACACGTGGTGGAGATGGACTTGAGGAACTTGGTCTGGCGGAACTTATTGGCCATGATGCTCAGGTGCTGGTTGATAAGGGTGCACAGGGGGATGCTGGGAAATGACAgcaacacagaggaggagaagtgaggTCAAATATGAACACGTTTCTGGGATTTTTAAGACTTTGTAACTGATCTTtagcgctcatgactcttccagtgatgacactctctgaccaatcagcggccggcagtctgtcgacgtcacattttaatagtcatgctagaactgtgtGTTGGAAGAGCGACCGCTGATCGCAGTCCTGCCGTGGTTGGATGAACTCACCCCTGTTTGTAGAGATGCAGCACGACCCAGATTCCTTCTCCAGCCTTGTTCACCTCCTTCACGTAGTCTTGACCCGAGATTTCCACCACCTCTGAAAACACGTTCTTTATCTGAGTCGCCTTCCACTCTGCCAGACGCTTctgtctgcaaacacacaaacacacaaacacacgtcactctcagacacacagtcagagaagAAGATTCAATGAACAACTCAAACTCCTGCTAAAGTCTTTATTTCTCCTGGTTTAAGCCCGAGTTCAAATGCTTTAGTTTTAAACGAAAACAAGAAAATCGATGTTTATTTAAGCTTTTCACACAGAGTAACAGCACAACGTACATCATCGGTGGTGGTTACATCACCTCCATAACCTCCACTCACCTGTACATCTCGATGGCCGCCTCGTCTTCCTCACCAAACTCATCCTCATTCTCGTCCAGCTCTTCCAGCGTCATGCTCTCATATGTTTTAACTGCACAGAAGAGTTTATatggaataaaaaacaaaaaactatttattacatgtgcaaataaacacacatctaCAGAGCTACTAACAGGAAACTATATAAaaatcactctctctgtctctcaccgACTGACTGCTGCTGAAGagccagctcctcctcctcttcatcctccttcGGTGTCTCTTTAGGAGGAAGAATGCCTTTCTTCCTCAGGATGTCGTTCCATTCTGTGTCTTCATTTGGGTCCTTGAgggggaaattaaaaaaagctcTGGTATGTGACTCTCTTCAGGTTTTGTGAGAAGTTTCCAAAGGTGTTGATTTAAATTGATGTTGAAACACAAGTGAAACTAGACTGAAACTAGACTGGATTAAGGCtgtggtgtcaaactcaaatgacccccAATGTGAGTCTAATCTAGTCGAGAGAAAATATTtggggaaaaggaaaacaactgCTTACAAGGTGAAAGGTAAAAATGATAACATAATACTTCATTGTGATAGCACAACAAAGatgtttgtgatgatatttcacagactTTCAAAGTAAAGTGTTGTTatgatttcacaataaaaaaaaacacatttatcaaaCAGAATGGATTTatatacaacaaaaacagactagAATTCAAGATTAAGTGAATAATAACACGCAtacaactgtaataaaaacactaaacaagctcacatatgtataatataatgctgaaagtattacatttatttatgtgattattttgaGTTCTGGGTTAAGAAAAGGCTACAAGTTAAACTTAATAAGAAAAGCAGTCACTGAACAGAAacttatactgtatacaggtATTTACACGCTTTTTTTCAACAAGCGtcacttttatattttaagtgtttaataTCTTGACCTCTTTTTATGCTGATCGCAAAATCAAATGACTTTTTGAAATAAGAAAACATTAAGTTTCATTGCAATTAGAAAGACTCTAAGAACAAAACTGTCCttgaaaattacttttttttacttattgtgTGGTTTCCTAAAACGTGTGGTAAAGAAAATGCCCCCACTTAGATAATAAATAACTTTCTAAGTTTGCTAAATCATGGAATTGTGTAACTGAGTCCACatttagacaaataaaaaactaacaTGATGAATTCATTTTTAACCGTCAACTACTTTGagttattaatataataaactATTTAAAGAAGGtctgatgtttcagcttcttaaatgtgaatattttctggtttatttgctcccaATAACAAAGAAtgcattaaaactgaaacattttaatttgtggataaaacaagacatttaagaaacatcattatttcaaggttcgggaaacaccgatcaacatttccCCGACATATTATGGCCCAAACaactcatcgattaatcgacAAACTAAATGACCATGAATTAACGGGTAATTACAGGCTCAAATCAGACTTCCTCTCCATTTACGTGAATATGTTTAATAACACATGCTATGATGAGACATTTTTACTAAAAATAGTTTACGAAAAGTAGTTGAATGCACTAATCTCTGTCTGACAAACCTTCTACTATTTACAGGTTTAAAGTATGTGTaccaagtactcgattaatcacaAAGCGTGTGATTTGAGCTACAACTTCACGTCAACGTGTCTTTAAttccttttatttatctttctaCGTTTACTGGTGAGTCTGATTTGAAGAAGTGAGCCTCggctaaagctaaagctaacaTGAACGCCGTGAGTTCGGTTTCGCGGCTCTTCTCTGTCGAATAACTCACCAACACAGCGACGACaataactttaaataaacattcacatttactgAAGATGATTTTCAGCGATTAAAA
This genomic interval from Solea solea chromosome 2, fSolSol10.1, whole genome shotgun sequence contains the following:
- the nms gene encoding neuromedin-S, producing MSFPSVRQLFLLCLLWFIGCGSRTDAGPYDEWEDGLLLRKVLRAVRSDDFSDVEWTDQDEEKVQNVFKRFLFHYSKARDSVGAVQQESHSVHPLMRLSPKLSQRRKVLLLKI
- the pdcl3 gene encoding phosducin-like protein 3, which gives rise to MQDPNEDTEWNDILRKKGILPPKETPKEDEEEEELALQQQSVVKTYESMTLEELDENEDEFGEEDEAAIEMYRQKRLAEWKATQIKNVFSEVVEISGQDYVKEVNKAGEGIWVVLHLYKQGIPLCTLINQHLSIMANKFRQTKFLKSISTTCIPNYPDRNLPTIFVYLEGEMKAQFIGPHVFGGMNLTVEELEWRLSESGAVKTDLEENPRKQVEDKMMSSIRSSLPTRKDSDSEDEDD